A single window of Portunus trituberculatus isolate SZX2019 unplaced genomic scaffold, ASM1759143v1 PGA_scaffold_286__1_contigs__length_216572, whole genome shotgun sequence DNA harbors:
- the LOC123500466 gene encoding synaptonemal complex protein 1-like, giving the protein MNGTIVETKHQENKTVENEVHDMNGTTLENKHQENKTVENEVDKNGTTLENKHQENKTVENEVNKNGTIVENKHQENKTVENEVDKNGTTLENKYQENKTVENEVDKKGTIVETKQQGNKTVEKAVGDKNGTIVKTKHQENVTVENEVDKNGRDIAVSKKEDYKTLLQGVYNKTGTDKAIRKKIENKTFEKAVVKNNETVAETIDQENKTVQKPICDKNRTDIEVCKDEKNKTLDKMAENKGKNLETKEQENKALPPVTGEKNETFQETKEQENKTIFSRNETDVETTEPYEEILPRANIISESETKTDGHESESLQNKSMNLESKIAEIETTTIAIEEKTESIQKLNEDLSNQTTLVQNQTEHLQRKSNEMKNRIQEVENKTMRIENESDAMLMESVIMGRTMLRVETETTDIENKAVGLKEMTESLQNKTGDLQEGTQSLQAKIKALQNKMANLENMMAKIMNMTVDIEDQTVGLEKETLDLHNKTVELEDKMTGLYSWTQQMQKRTSQLENKNNELRSKTVGLHNKASGLKKIALPVDDMLSPRENSRPLRQQRRRAKQSYYCGKTNCSSITSGTRKYAQ; this is encoded by the coding sequence ATGAACGGAACCATTGTCGAAACTAAAcaccaagagaataaaactgtggaaaatGAAGTTCATGATATGAACGGAACCACTCTTGAAAATAAAcaccaagagaataaaactgtggaaaatGAAGTTGATAAGAACGGAACCACTCTTGAAAATAAAcaccaagagaataaaactgtggaaaatGAAGTTAATAAGAACGGAACAATTGTTGAAAATAAAcaccaagagaataaaactgtggaaaatGAAGTTGATAAGAACGGAACCACTCTTGAAAATAAATaccaagagaataaaactgtggaaaatGAAGTTGATAAGAAGGGAACTATTGTCGAAACTAAACAGCAAGGGAATAAAACTGTTGAGAAAGCAGTTGGTGATAAGAATGGAACCATTGTCAAAACTAAACACCAAGAAAACGTAACGGTGGAAAATGAAGTTGATAAGAACGGAAGAGATATTGCGGTTAGCAAAAAGGAAGATTACAAGACCTTGCTGCAAGGGGTGTACAATAAGACTGGAACAGATAAAGCAAttaggaaaaagatagaaaacaaaacatttgaAAAAGCCGTTGTCAAAAACAACGAAACCGTTGCTGAAACCATCgaccaagaaaacaaaacggtTCAAAAACCCATTTGTGATAAAAACAGAACAGATATTGAAGTTTGTAAAGACGAAAAGAACAAGACTTTGGATAAAATGgctgagaataaaggaaaaaatttggAGACTAAAGAACAGGAGAACAAAGCATTGCCACCAGTCacaggtgaaaaaaatgaaacattTCAGGAAACTAAggagcaagaaaacaaaacgatatTTTCGAGGAATGAAACGGATGTGGAAACTACAGAACCATATGAGGAAATTTTACCACGAGCGAACATAATTTCCGAGAGCGAGACAAAAACTGACGGACACGAAAGCGAAAGTCTACAGAACAAATCGATGAATCTAGAGAGCAAGATAGCGGAAATTGAAACGACCACGATAGCGATTGAGGAAAAAACTGAAAGTATTCAGAAACTAAATGAAGATCTCAGTAACCAAACAACACTTGTGCAGAACCAAACAGAACACTTGCAGAGAAAatcgaatgaaatgaaaaacagaatACAAGAAGTGGAAAACAAGACGATGCGAATAGAAAACGAATCAGATGCGATGTTAATGGAGAGTGTCATTATGGGGCGAACGATGCTGCGTGTGGAGACAGAAACCACTGACATTGAAAACAAAGCTGTGGGTTTGAAGGAGATGACCGAGAGTCTCCAGAACAAGACAGGAGACCTGCAGGAAGGAACTCAGAGTCTGCAGGCCAAGATTAAAGCTTTACAGAACAAGATGGCGAATTTAGAGAACATGATGGCGAAAATTATGAACATGACAGTAGATATTGAAGACCAAACAGTAGGTCTGGAAAAAGAAACCTTAGATTTGCATAATAAGACTGTCGAATTAGAAGACAAGATGACTGGTCTTTATAGTTGGACTCAACAGATGCAGAAGCGAACCTCGCAGTTggagaacaagaataatgagCTGCGGAGCAAGACAGTCGGCCTACATAACAAGGCATCAGGCCTTAAGAAGATAGCTTTGCCTGTAGATGATATGTTGTCACCAAGGGAAAACAGTAGGCCTCTAAGACAACAACGCCGGAGAGCAAAACAATCCTACTACTGTGGAAAGACAAACTGCTCTAGTATAACGTCTGGCACAAGAAAGTACGCACAGTAA